The following coding sequences lie in one Ostrea edulis chromosome 8, xbOstEdul1.1, whole genome shotgun sequence genomic window:
- the LOC125660838 gene encoding uncharacterized protein LOC125660838, whose translation MQTMMIVFVSIFLSLVEGVANNPIQPQESPRVSFSLSTLLNISKLIDEANRCPSQTQNTLCPWTWEPEIKENRIPRVIYKAKKRTDSLCESNPNTECRSEKKQFDVVYLTQNSQGVYDLLPNVEELPVAMTCVQKQREYVVNGEDVDYNDFD comes from the exons ATGCAAACGATG ATGATTGTATTTGTGAGTATTTTTCTGAGCCTTGTGGAGGGCGTTGCCAACAATCCTATTCAGCCACAAGAATCTCCCAGAGTTAGCTTCTCCTTATCAACTCTTCTAAACATTTCCAAGTTGATTGACGAAGCTAACCGGTGCCCTAGCCAAACCCAAAATACGCTCTGTCCCTGGACCTGGGAACCCGAGATAAAGGAGAACAGAATACCGAGGGTTATTTATAAGGCTAAAAAACGCACAGACTCCCTGTGTGAAAGCAACCCCAACACAGAATGCAGAAGCGAAAAGAAACAGTTCGATGTCGTGTACCTTACCCAGAATTCCCAAGGAGTGTATGACCTTTTACCTAACGTTGAGGAACTTCCTGTTGCCATGACTTGTGTTCAAAAACAACGAGAGTATGTGGTAAACGGTGAGGACGTTGATTATAACGACTTTGACTAG